One window of the Solanum stenotomum isolate F172 chromosome 11, ASM1918654v1, whole genome shotgun sequence genome contains the following:
- the LOC125844362 gene encoding rust resistance kinase Lr10-like, which produces MYKFKRRHLSMYDTIEGFLQTQNNFMPIRYNYSNIKRMTRGFKEKLGEGGYGTVYKGKLQSGRDAAVKMLSKPKADGQDFMNEVATIGRIHHVNVVGLVGYCVEGTKRALVYDFMPNGSLDKYISTSQEGSPLLSWQRKYDIILGVARGIGYLHRGCDIRILHFDIKPHNILLDENFIPKISDFGLAKLYPTDKSIVTLTAACGTIGYVAPELISRSIGAISYKADVYSFGMLLMEMLDLKRNEVANEENSSQYFPYNIYDKFNKGKEIVVDEGANDDEKKMARKLSLVTLWCIQTNPIQRPSMSKVVEMLEGEVEVLEVPPQPLQSQPIVHQIMGSSTTFSSDSIALLDNPVEVDIYVD; this is translated from the coding sequence ATGTACAAATTCAAAAGGAGGCATTTGTCAATGTACGATACAATTGAAGGCTTTTTGCAAACACAAAACAATTTTATGCCAATCAGATATAATTACTCCAACATAAAGAGAATGACCAGAGGATTCAAAGAGAAATTAGGCGAGGGAGGTTACGGAACTGTGTACAAAGGTAAGCTTCAAAGTGGAAGAGATGCAGCAGTGAAGATGTTGAGCAAGCCTAAAGCTGATGGGCAAGATTTCATGAATGAAGTAGCTACCATCGGAAGGATTCATCATGTCAACGTGGTTGGACTCGTGGGGTATTGCGTTGAGGGAACAAAGCGTGCTCTTGTATACGACTTCATGCCCAATGGATCACTTGATAAGTACATCAGTACCAGTCAAGAAGGAAGTCCTCTGTTAAGTTGGCAGAGGAAGTATGACATTATTCTAGGAGTGGCTCGAGGAATCGGGTATTTGCATCGAGGCTGTGATATACGAATTTTGCATTTTGAcatcaaaccacacaacattCTTTTGGATGAGAATTTCATTCCAAAGATTTCTGACTTTGGGCTTGCGAAATTATATCCAACAGATAAGAGCATTGTGACTCTCACAGCTGCTTGTGGAACGATTGGATATGTTGCTCCAGAGTTGATCAGCAGAAGCATTGGAGCAATCTCGTACAAAGCTGATGTTTACAGCTTCGGAATGCTGCTAATGGAAATGCTGGACTTGAAGAGAAATGAAGTTGCAAATGAAGAGAATTCCAGCCAATACTTTCCTTATAATATTTACGATAAGTTCAACAAAGGGAAAGAAATTGTGGTGGATGAAGGAGCGAATGATGATGAAAAGAAGATGGCTAGAAAGCTGAGTTTAGTTACATTATGGTGTATACAAACAAATCCGATACAACGCCCTTCAATGAGTAAAGTAGTAGAAATGCTTGAAGGCGAAGTTGAAGTGCTAGAAGTACCTCCTCAGCCTCTTCAATCTCAACCGATTGTCCATCAGATCATGGGAAGTTCTACGACATTTTCGTCTGATTCAATAGCTTTGTTAGATAATCCCGTTGAGGTAGACATTTATGTTGATTGA
- the LOC125844371 gene encoding uncharacterized protein LOC125844371 produces the protein MSKGNSQLKYFSLILQIIFLQACLARKSKHNCPPSACGDIRNISYPFYLNTDPKHCRFSGFELACEGNQTAIWLFSNKLHVQGIDYANKTFHLVDPTLQTDDLCSLTPSKFTFHEYSDFFRSYYYASQLRIAEPIFMFNCPFAVNNSSTFVEISGCKISRYTYLKIGGMKVSEVSDGCRAEFIGLTSWPNIKDAENNISLSDFHQAILYGFELPYRYWGFRKRISNDVNYI, from the coding sequence ATGTCTAAAGGAAACTCtcagcttaaatatttttcattaatcCTTCAAATCATCTTTCTGCAAGCATGCCTTGCTCGGAAGAGCAAACACAACTGTCCTCCTTCTGCTTGTGGCGATATCCGTAACATAAGCTACCCTTTTTATTTAAACACCGATCCAAAACATTGTCGTTTTTCAGGATTTGAATTAGCTTGTGAAGGTAACCAAACAGCTATATGGTTATTCTCCAATAAGTTGCATGTTCAAGGCATCGACTATGCTAATAAGACATTTCACTTGGTAGATCCGACTTTACAAACAGATGATCTATGTTCTCTCACACCTTCTAAGTTTACCTTTCACGAATACAGTGATTTCTTCAGGTCATACTATTATGCATCACAGCTTAGAATAGCTGAGCCCATCTTCATGTTCAACTGTCCGTTTGCTGTTAATAATTCTTCGACATTTGTGGAAATTAGTGGCTGCAAAATAAGCAGATACACTTATTTAAAGATTGGAGGGATGAAAGTGTCTGAAGTGAGTGATGGATGCAGAGCGGAGTTTATAGGCTTGACCTCATGGCCTAATATTAAAGATGCAGAGAACAACATTTCCCTTTCAGATTTTCATCAGGCAATCCTTTATGGCTTTGAGCTCCCTTATCGATATTGGGGTTTCAGAAAAAGGATAAGTAACGACGTCAactatatatga